A single Anopheles arabiensis isolate DONGOLA chromosome 2, AaraD3, whole genome shotgun sequence DNA region contains:
- the LOC120895034 gene encoding apolipoprotein D-like, whose product MLKQLVCGALFLATLVQGTIFERPCRTDVAVVQDFQVDQYLGLWYDLEHYEASFEQNTDCVTAEYSRYEDGSIRVFNSAVRLTDGLLYAVDGLALLSYPEAEVLEAKLNVSFYGAPNDESNYWILDTDYENYSIVWSCEPIGEERSLEYYWLLSRTPALPEDEELREKIEMLKEQNGIIDDELIITEHFAEGCNIKRNGLL is encoded by the exons ATGTTGAAGCAATTGGTTTGTGGTGCCCTCTTCCTGGCCACCCTGGTACAGGGGACGATTTTCGAGCGACCGTGCCGTACGGATGTTGCCGTTGTGCAGGACTTCCAGGTGGATCAG TATCTCGGCCTGTGGTACGATCTGGAACACTACGAGGCCAGCTTCGAGCAGAACACGGATTGCGTAACGGCCGAGTACAGCCGGTACGAGGACGGTTCGATCCGGGTGTTCAACTCGGCCGTCCGGCTCACCGACGGGCTGTTGTACGCCGTGGACGGACTGGCACTGCTGAGCTACCCGGAGGCGGAAGTGCTGGAGGCAAAGCTGAACGTTTCATTCTACGGTGCAC CGAATGATGAATCAAACTACTGGATATTGGATACGGACTACGAGAACTACTCGATTGTGTGGAGCTGCGAACCGATCGGAGAGGAACGATCGCTCG AATACTATTGGCTGCTTTCCCGCACCCCAGCGCTGCCGGAGGACGAAGAGCTGAGGGAGAAGATTGAAATGCTCAAGGAGCAGAACGGCATCATCGACGATGAGCTCATCATTACGGAACACTTTGCCGAAGG TTGCAACATTAAGCGAAACggtttattgtaa
- the LOC120895033 gene encoding apolipoprotein D-like, translated as MNSIQLLAAAFVLGLVGLTSGQLVSPGICQNFPVHVNFDVPRYLGLWYEIRRYEQVFQRGGECVTAEYSLNDDGSVRVFNSMLVPPGQVRQSDVGRAVVAFPDESPLEAKLNVTFDATATDISANYWVLGTDYDSYAVVWGCFGVGTTLRAESAWILSRTPTLTPQAEAEVQRYVDLYLSEDDLRPTVQNLDFCCTIDPEVTAYPQCPTQ; from the exons ATGAACTCCATCCAACTGCTCGCAGCAGCGTTCGTGCTCGGCCTGGTCGGACTGACCAGCGGCCAGCTCGTCTCGCCCGGCATCTGCCAGAACTTTCCGGTGCACGTGAACTTCGATGTGCCGCGCTACCTTGGCCTGTGGTACGAGATTCGCCGCTACGAGCAGGTGTTCCAGCGTGGTGGTGAGTGCGTTACCGCCGAGTACTCGCTGAACGACGATGGCAGCGTGCGCGTCTTCAACTCGATGCTGGTGCCGCCCGGTCAGGTCCGCCAGTCCGATGTGGGCCGTGCCGTGGTTGCCTTCCCCGATGAGTCGCCGCTGGAGGCCAAGCTGAACGTTACCTTCGATGCGA CTGCCACCGACATCTCCGCCAACTACTGGGTGCTGGGTACGGACTACGACAGCTACGCCGTCGTGTGGGGCTGCTTCGGAGTGGGCACGACGCTGCGTGCCGAAAGTGCCTGGATCCTGTCCCGCACGCCCACGCTGACGCCGCAGGCTGAGGCCGAGGTTCAGCGCTACGTCGACCTGTACCTGAGCGAGGATGACCTTCGTCCGACCGTCCAGAACTTGGACTT CTGCTGCACGATCGATCCCGAAGTTACCGCTTACCCGCAGTGCCCAACACAGTAA
- the LOC120895035 gene encoding apolipoprotein D-like: MQTVALSVAIVCLLAGAVYGGLMFDRPCPTNVPVKQYFEVDSYLGKWYEMQRYESEFEENFDCVQVRYTLNEDDSVQVSNSAYNLFNGSSINALGRAVLSFPDEEVVQGKLNVSFFGAPNDLSNYWVLDTDYETFSVVWNCQPRGEEQSEESFWVLSRTPTLPADTDVLFRIHYIMRRYIDRSLVRFTSQLDERCPVF; this comes from the exons ATGCAAACTGTTGCACTTTCGGTGGCCATCGTGTGCCTGTTGGCCGGTGCCGTGTACGGCGGGCTCATGTTCGACCGTCCCTGCCCGACCAACGTGCCTGTGAAGCAGTACTTCGAGGTGGACAGCTACCTTGGCAAGTGGTACGAGATGCAGCGCTACGAGAGCGAGTTCGAGGAGAACTTTGACTGCGTGCAGGTGCGGTACACGCTGAACGAGGACGACTCGGTGCAGGTGTCCAACTCGGCCTACAACCTGTTCAACGGATCGTCGATCAATGCGCTCGGCCGGGCGGTGCTGTCCTTCCCGGACGAGGAGGTCGTGCAGGGCAAGCTGAACGTGTCCTTCTTCGGTGCAC CAAATGACCTATCGAACTACTGGGTGCTGGATACTGATTATGAGACGTTTTCGGTCGTCTGGAACTGTCAACCGCGTGGCGAGGAGCAGTCGGAGGAAAGCTTCTGGGTGCTGTCGCGAACGCCAACGCTGCCCGCCGACACGGACGTGCTGTTCCGCATACACTACATCATGCGGCGGTACATTGATCGTAGTCTGGTGCGATTCACTAGCCAGCTGGACGAACG GTGTCCTGTGTTTTAA
- the LOC120894929 gene encoding uncharacterized transmembrane protein DDB_G0289901 isoform X2, translating to MSACEERWFAFVWKCETRLHAKQIHYPSGYPMPRSPPLFICSSPGPDPYRSHDNVYEELEHGPGRDTDSEPPIQSDDDFAEDELSLPGDRSFHKSPSDGGTTVATIYHDRSNGGGSSNSAVTTASASTMPVTDGGGVGGCCAAGVEGSVGGPPAPATAAGSGPSSAYLERNRTERNSLLSSSSSSGNDNTHPLAHPHHHHHHRGGTAAVPPSSSAGGLNGAGNSNNNNNNNGSSGGGNSSGSSSASNSNRNSNSSTDCGNNNNSNNNNNNNNSNSSGSSSLPNGTGGTTHCNGVGGVLGLFRSRKHHPAATLGSSGRRQAAPAFNSCSLDGGPLGEPVVLPPMYDDRGMMTLPPPAYAHTLTTTTGTGGHHHHQPLHHHPHHHHLNSVNNNSLGNQHNHRSNYYSTIDDDGGGPASEPLDPVERRNRINAQLSASAGGVSTIFRNGHRTPGTTVGAPIGGYGSGRSRTNPRRHGRNGNSGSQQQQPLAVISAPSQDPSQYIYHEPVFHEGLIYDGCLSHTYSDRSGGSGSTGTGSTGGGVAYHHPYILPQFTTFRNGGGGGGVGGSVAGVPPSSHPAGTNGGHSIYSRDSSFGSDSGYSQHTQTSNRSVAGWSHRRPAGGQSGTGTVANPKVAATATEQQQQPPQSTMVVDS from the exons atgagTGCCTGTGAGGAGAGGTGGTTCGCTTTTGTTTGGAAGTGTGAAACGCGT CTGCACGCGAAGCAGATCCACTATCCGAGCGGATATCCGATGCCACGGTCGCCACCATTGTTCATCTGCTCGTCGCCCGGCCCCGATCCGTACCGGTCGCACGATAACGTGTACGAGGAGCTGGAGCATGGGCCGGGCCGGGACACGGACTCGGAGCCGCCGATCCAGTCGGACGACGACTTTGCCGAGGACGAGCTCAGCTTGCCGGGCGACCGGTCCTTCCACAAGTCGCCGTCGGACGGTGGCACCACGGTCGCTACCATCTACCACGACCGGAGCAACgggggcggcagcagcaacagtgcgGTCACGACCGCTTCCGCCTCGACCATGCCCGTTACGGACGGCGGCGGCGTTGGCGGGTGTTGTGCTGCGGGTGTAGAGGGGAGTGTTGGTggaccaccagcaccagcaacggCGGCGGGTTCGGGCCCATCGTCCGCCTACCTGGAGCGGAACCGCACCGAGCGCAACTCGCTCctgtcgtcctcgtcctcgtccgggAATGACAATACACATCCGCTGGCacacccccaccaccaccaccaccaccggggcGGAACGGCGGCAGTGCCACCGTCTTCGTCCGCCGGCGGCCTCAACGGAGCTggcaatagcaacaacaacaataacaataatggAAGCAGCGGTGGTGgcaacagcagcggcagcagcagcgcgagcaacagcaaccgcaACTCCAACTCCAGCACGGATTGtgggaacaacaacaacagcaacaataataataataacaataatagtaACAGCAGCGGCAGTTCCAGCCTGCCCAACGGAACCGGTGGCACCACGCACTGcaatggtgttggtggtgtgttggGATTGTTCCGGTCGCGCAAGCATCATCCGGCGGCGACGCTGGGCAGCTCCGGACGGAGGCAGGCGGCGCCGGCATTCAACAGCTGCTCGCTGGACGGGGGACCGCTCGGGGAGCCGGTCGTACTGCCGCCAATGTACGACGATCGGGGCATGATGACGTTACCGCCGCCCGCCTACGCCCATACGctcacgacgacgacggggaCCGGGggtcaccatcatcaccagccGCTGCACCATCAtccgcaccatcatcacctGAACAGTGTCAATAACAACTCGCTCGGCAATCAGCACAACCATCGGTCAAACTACTACAGCACGATCGACGACGATGGTGGCGGGCCAGCGTCAGAACCGCTCGATCCGGTCGAGCGGCGGAATCGCATCAACGCGCAGCTGTCCGCGTCGGCCGGCGGCGTCTCCACCATCTTCCGCAATGGGCACCGGACGCCGGGAACTACTGTAGGCGCACCGATCGGTGGGTATGGCAGTGGCCGTTCGCGAACGAATCCACGCCGGCACGGCCGAAATGGTAACAGCGGgagccaacagcagcaaccgctggCCGTGATATCGGCACCGTCGCAGGACCCGTCGCAGTACATCTACCACGAGCCCGTCTTCCACGAGGGCCTCATCTACGATGGGTGCCTGTCGCACACGTACAGCGATCGGAGCGggggcagcggcagcaccggcaccggcagtACCGGCGGCGGCGTTGCCTACCACCATCCCTACATTCTGCCCCAGTTTACCACCTTCCGgaatggtggtggcggtggtggtgttggtggaagTGTAGCGGGAGTACCACCTTCATCGCATCCGGCCGGTACCAACGGTGGTCATTCGATCTACTCGCGCGATTCCAGCTTCGGGTCGGACTCGGGCTACAGTCAGCACACGCAAACGTCCAACCGGAGTGTGGCCGGTTGGAGCCATCGGCGGCCGGCTGGCGGACAGTCGGGGACCGGCACCGTCGCCAACCCGAAGGTAGCGGCGACAGcaaccgagcagcagcagcagccaccgcaATCAACGATGGTGGTCGATTCTTGA